Proteins encoded together in one Salarchaeum sp. JOR-1 window:
- a CDS encoding glycosyltransferase family 4 protein: MHLTQVAPYVTYPPRLGGDHRTHGLVKEFPEFDDVVERFCQGGSPAMYKSLDLRREVEIAENYTEYRHLHPLHELLKAPMLLGYPNVFQSEALGIASAGLGRMLEDADVVLAREPWQTPYVLDHVNDDTPVVFSSHNVETERFGDISQPVFSDWVEHRVDALERESVEGADAIVCTSERDADVYREKYDPGGPILVAPNGTYEESLREHRPKSESAERVRERYGIAEDATVCLFMGSDYKPNVEAANATLDVAHELLGESPPVHFLIMGSVGNALSEGNLPENVTTTGYVEEDFEAHFDAADIALNPMLSGGGTNIKLIDYFARSLPVVSTPFGARGLDATDGRELVISEIDDFPAAIEAFATNLEQRREIGQAGRELAAEKYTWEASSSKLRKFVYSEFGPF; this comes from the coding sequence ATGCACCTCACGCAGGTCGCTCCGTACGTCACCTATCCGCCTCGCTTAGGTGGGGATCATCGGACGCACGGCCTGGTGAAGGAGTTCCCGGAATTCGACGACGTAGTGGAGCGGTTCTGTCAGGGTGGGTCGCCGGCGATGTACAAGTCACTCGACCTCCGCAGAGAAGTCGAGATAGCGGAAAACTATACGGAGTACCGGCATCTCCATCCGCTTCACGAACTCCTCAAGGCGCCGATGCTCTTGGGGTATCCGAACGTTTTCCAGAGCGAAGCGCTCGGGATAGCGAGTGCCGGTCTTGGTCGAATGCTTGAGGACGCGGATGTCGTGCTGGCGCGTGAGCCGTGGCAGACGCCGTACGTCCTCGACCATGTGAACGATGACACTCCTGTTGTGTTTTCGAGTCACAACGTAGAGACGGAGCGGTTTGGGGACATCTCTCAACCGGTGTTTAGTGACTGGGTGGAACATCGGGTCGATGCTCTTGAGCGGGAGTCCGTGGAGGGTGCGGATGCCATCGTGTGCACGAGTGAGCGAGACGCGGACGTGTATCGAGAAAAGTACGACCCAGGTGGCCCGATTCTCGTGGCGCCGAACGGCACGTACGAAGAGAGTCTTCGCGAACACCGCCCCAAATCCGAGTCTGCCGAGCGCGTCCGTGAGCGATACGGGATTGCCGAAGACGCGACGGTCTGTCTCTTCATGGGGAGTGACTACAAGCCGAACGTCGAGGCCGCGAACGCGACTCTCGACGTGGCTCACGAACTCCTTGGAGAATCGCCGCCGGTTCACTTTCTGATTATGGGAAGCGTCGGGAACGCACTGAGTGAGGGAAATCTTCCGGAAAACGTGACGACGACGGGCTACGTGGAGGAGGATTTCGAGGCGCACTTCGATGCCGCGGACATCGCGCTCAATCCGATGCTCTCCGGTGGCGGGACGAACATCAAACTCATCGATTACTTCGCACGGAGCCTTCCAGTCGTGTCGACGCCGTTCGGCGCGCGCGGACTTGACGCGACCGATGGCCGCGAGTTAGTCATCTCCGAAATCGATGACTTTCCGGCAGCCATCGAGGCGTTCGCCACCAACCTCGAACAACGTCGAGAGATTGGACAGGCCGGACGCGAACTCGCAGCGGAGAAGTACACGTGGGAAGCGTCCTCAAGTAAACTCCGTAAATTCGTATACAGCGAGTTCGGGCCGTTCTGA
- a CDS encoding oligosaccharyl transferase, archaeosortase A system-associated, producing MSDDGDQSGEALQRAGDWLKQYYQYPTLALVLAFMFWVRAKSWEAFTRGGEVFFSGNDAWYHYRMVQYTVGHWPATMPFDPWTGFPFGTSVGQFGTLFDQLIATAALIVGLGSPSEKTVALSVLFAPPVFGTLITIPTYFIGKRLSGRLGGVIAAVVLGLLPGLFLSRSLVGSADHNIAEPLFMSLAVLAMMVALSVAERERPVWEQVAEREFAALRKPLGWSVLAGIATALYLYVWPPGVLLVGIFGVFFVVQLSSDYYNDTSPDHVAFVGAVSMTTTGLLALLPFGVTSFSASQPGPLQPLFAFAVAFGAAFMAWLARQWDTKNLDTALYPVTVGGVILAGAGVVAVAIPSLFSMVQSNLLRFVGFSAGAAQRTISEAQPFLAQASRYGISDFAVIFLDYGLTFFIAVFAGAWLLWRPTLRSRNLRRVGFVAASALVVLVMLAFPGLMQGVGEFVGVQSQLIGVAIVGLIIAVSAIMDDRPAEHLLIVVWGVFLTSAAFTQVRFNYYLAVPVAVLSGFAAVELLRMVGTGASAAQRLEDVDASQVFAVALVVLVLIVPLAVPFTFQSTQYGNISSSTAVDTGNTGPSSSVLAWDSMLDWMNENTPAEGNFNNAGNADQLDYYGTYGKTDDFQYPNGSYGVMSWWDYGHWITVEGERIPNANPFQQGATTAANYLLSQNETVANNILQELGSPGEETRYVAVDWQMASLNAKFSAPTVFANNVSAYDFYSPLYVLNSQNQVQQQVQLRSQAYYESMMVRLYRYHGSRVEATGTTVLDWDRNIALSDGGYLRVYQPSGENDSVTKSFETRAAAKAFVANDTTSQGQPTSQIGGLGGTPVEDVNALQHYRLVGTSEASVSFQQILRGSQFRNLPSAVKLFERVPGATVHGTGPANTTVTASVTLEATTYQGNQLIGNQTTYTQQVRTGPDGEFTMTLPYSTTGYDNWGPQNGHTNVSVRASGPYTFSTPAVVNDSAFTVTYNATAHVSEAAVIGETESAVAVELTKEVLDVPGGAQNDSETNTTNDTNTSSLVSPSTLDAVETDGDASTTTAVASVDTTAFVARPV from the coding sequence ATGAGCGATGACGGCGACCAGTCCGGCGAGGCCCTCCAGCGCGCTGGGGACTGGCTCAAACAGTATTATCAGTATCCCACGCTCGCACTGGTGCTTGCGTTCATGTTCTGGGTGCGGGCGAAGTCCTGGGAGGCGTTCACCCGGGGTGGTGAGGTGTTCTTCTCGGGGAACGACGCGTGGTATCACTATCGAATGGTGCAGTACACGGTCGGGCATTGGCCGGCGACGATGCCGTTCGATCCGTGGACGGGCTTCCCGTTCGGGACGTCCGTGGGGCAGTTCGGCACGCTGTTCGACCAGCTCATCGCAACGGCCGCCCTGATCGTCGGGTTGGGGAGCCCGAGTGAGAAGACGGTCGCCCTCAGTGTGTTGTTCGCGCCGCCGGTGTTCGGGACGCTCATCACCATCCCCACCTACTTCATCGGGAAGCGCCTCAGCGGCCGGCTCGGCGGCGTCATCGCCGCCGTCGTACTCGGCCTTCTGCCCGGCCTCTTCCTCTCACGCTCTCTCGTCGGGTCGGCGGATCACAACATCGCGGAGCCGCTGTTCATGTCGCTGGCGGTGCTCGCGATGATGGTTGCGCTGTCCGTCGCGGAACGTGAACGACCCGTCTGGGAGCAGGTCGCGGAACGGGAGTTCGCCGCGCTCCGGAAGCCGCTCGGATGGAGCGTGCTCGCAGGGATTGCGACTGCACTCTATCTCTACGTCTGGCCGCCGGGCGTCCTTCTCGTCGGTATCTTCGGCGTGTTCTTCGTCGTCCAGCTCTCCTCCGATTACTACAACGATACGAGCCCGGATCACGTCGCGTTCGTCGGCGCGGTGAGCATGACGACGACCGGACTCCTCGCGCTGCTCCCCTTTGGTGTCACGTCCTTCTCGGCGTCACAGCCTGGCCCGCTACAGCCCTTGTTCGCGTTCGCAGTCGCGTTCGGCGCGGCGTTCATGGCGTGGCTCGCCCGCCAGTGGGACACCAAGAACCTCGACACCGCGCTCTACCCCGTGACGGTCGGCGGCGTCATCCTCGCGGGCGCGGGCGTCGTCGCCGTTGCGATTCCGAGCCTGTTCTCGATGGTGCAGTCGAACCTCCTGCGGTTCGTCGGATTCAGCGCGGGAGCAGCCCAGCGCACCATCAGCGAGGCGCAGCCGTTCCTCGCTCAAGCCAGCCGGTACGGCATCAGTGATTTCGCGGTCATCTTCCTCGATTACGGGCTGACGTTCTTCATTGCGGTGTTTGCGGGCGCGTGGCTGCTGTGGCGGCCGACGCTCCGCAGCCGGAACCTCCGTCGCGTCGGGTTCGTCGCCGCGTCTGCGCTCGTCGTGCTCGTGATGCTCGCGTTCCCGGGGCTGATGCAGGGCGTGGGCGAGTTCGTGGGCGTGCAGTCCCAGCTCATCGGCGTCGCTATCGTCGGTCTCATTATCGCCGTCTCCGCGATTATGGACGACCGGCCGGCCGAACACCTCCTCATCGTCGTCTGGGGTGTGTTCCTCACGTCCGCGGCGTTCACGCAGGTGCGGTTCAACTACTACCTCGCCGTCCCGGTCGCGGTGTTGAGCGGGTTCGCGGCGGTCGAACTCCTCCGGATGGTCGGCACGGGCGCGAGTGCCGCCCAGCGGCTCGAAGACGTGGACGCGAGTCAGGTGTTCGCGGTGGCGCTCGTCGTGCTCGTCCTGATTGTGCCGCTCGCGGTGCCGTTCACGTTCCAGAGCACGCAGTACGGAAACATCTCCAGCAGCACCGCGGTCGACACCGGAAACACGGGGCCGAGTTCGTCCGTCTTGGCGTGGGATTCGATGCTGGACTGGATGAACGAGAACACGCCCGCGGAGGGGAACTTCAATAACGCCGGGAACGCCGACCAGCTTGATTACTACGGAACCTACGGGAAGACGGATGACTTCCAGTATCCGAACGGGAGCTACGGCGTGATGAGCTGGTGGGACTACGGCCACTGGATTACGGTCGAGGGCGAGCGGATTCCGAACGCGAACCCCTTCCAGCAGGGCGCGACCACCGCCGCGAACTACCTCCTCAGTCAGAACGAGACGGTCGCGAACAACATCCTCCAAGAGCTCGGGAGTCCGGGTGAGGAGACGCGGTATGTCGCGGTGGACTGGCAGATGGCGTCGTTGAACGCGAAGTTCAGCGCGCCGACGGTGTTCGCGAACAACGTCAGCGCGTACGACTTCTACAGTCCGCTCTACGTCCTGAACTCCCAGAACCAAGTTCAACAGCAAGTGCAGTTGCGGAGTCAGGCGTACTACGAGAGCATGATGGTGCGGCTCTACCGCTACCACGGCAGCCGCGTCGAAGCGACGGGCACGACGGTCCTCGACTGGGATCGGAACATCGCGCTGTCGGATGGGGGCTATCTCCGCGTCTATCAGCCGAGCGGCGAGAACGATTCGGTGACGAAGTCATTTGAGACGCGCGCCGCCGCGAAGGCGTTCGTCGCGAACGACACGACGAGCCAGGGTCAGCCCACGAGTCAGATCGGCGGGCTCGGCGGGACGCCCGTCGAGGACGTGAACGCCCTCCAGCACTACCGGCTCGTCGGCACGAGCGAGGCGTCGGTGAGCTTCCAGCAGATTCTGCGGGGGTCGCAGTTCCGGAACCTTCCGAGCGCGGTGAAGCTGTTCGAGCGCGTGCCGGGCGCGACCGTCCACGGCACCGGGCCCGCGAACACGACGGTGACGGCGTCCGTGACGCTGGAGGCGACGACCTATCAGGGCAACCAGCTCATCGGGAATCAGACGACGTACACCCAGCAGGTGCGGACGGGGCCGGACGGCGAGTTCACGATGACGCTCCCGTACTCCACCACGGGCTACGACAACTGGGGGCCCCAAAACGGCCACACGAACGTCAGCGTGCGCGCGAGCGGCCCGTACACGTTCAGCACGCCGGCGGTGGTGAACGACTCCGCGTTCACCGTGACCTATAACGCGACCGCACACGTCTCCGAGGCCGCCGTCATCGGTGAGACCGAATCCGCGGTCGCGGTCGAACTCACGAAGGAAGTCCTCGACGTGCCCGGTGGCGCGCAGAACGACAGCGAGACGAACACGACGAACGACACGAACACGTCCAGCCTCGTCTCGCCGTCCACGCTCGACGCGGTCGAGACCGACGGCGACGCATCGACCACGACCGCGGTCGCGTCCGTCGATACAACCGCGTTCGTCGCACGCCCCGTCTAG
- a CDS encoding oligosaccharide flippase family protein gives MSDEGDIADAAFGVQAGFGFAGKAATAVVGFVGSVVLARALGPTDYGLFYVALSAAAFFVNPVTGWATACKKRLTEPGFAVGEAVGSLAVAVAALAVVGVPVGYVVVDAVTANPVLPLAVPVLFVPLAAYRASTTLLSGRANFALADWALVVETAVTTIAQVMFVLLGFGLWGMIGGAVTGALVVLPVVYRWLGVRARLPSRESLRSVAAFSKWSIPRGFVGTGLSQMDVLLLGWLAAASAAGNYQVALKASMPATFVSSAITAGLMGRVSALAGRSGGDWTPDFRNALSTGSVLAVPVFVGSLVLAESVVVTAFGGAYAGAGAFLVGLAAYRLLETQTAPRGAVLGGLDRPDLGFWVSAAELAINVALGLALWYAYGPLGIVAATVVTQAFAYAANTLLVRRLTDVQVVVTRPFLAQLGAGAVMGGVVFAAKSSVGLGGWPAVVGVVALGAAVYFLVLFAVSAYHRETVRGIYADLAGSRDGGL, from the coding sequence ATGAGCGACGAGGGCGATATCGCGGACGCCGCGTTCGGCGTGCAGGCCGGGTTCGGGTTCGCGGGGAAGGCCGCGACGGCGGTCGTGGGGTTCGTCGGGTCGGTGGTGCTGGCGCGCGCCCTGGGGCCGACCGACTACGGCCTGTTCTACGTCGCGCTCTCCGCCGCCGCGTTCTTCGTGAACCCCGTGACGGGGTGGGCGACGGCGTGCAAGAAGCGGTTGACGGAACCCGGCTTCGCGGTGGGCGAGGCGGTGGGGTCGCTCGCGGTCGCGGTCGCCGCGCTCGCCGTCGTCGGCGTGCCGGTGGGGTACGTCGTGGTGGACGCGGTGACGGCGAACCCGGTGCTGCCGCTCGCGGTGCCCGTGCTGTTCGTGCCGCTCGCGGCGTACCGGGCGTCGACAACCCTGCTCTCGGGGCGTGCGAACTTCGCGCTCGCGGACTGGGCGCTCGTCGTCGAGACCGCCGTAACGACGATAGCGCAAGTCATGTTCGTCCTGCTCGGGTTCGGCCTCTGGGGAATGATTGGGGGTGCCGTCACGGGCGCGCTGGTCGTTCTTCCCGTGGTGTACCGCTGGCTCGGCGTCCGCGCGCGTCTTCCCTCTCGGGAGTCGCTGCGGTCGGTCGCGGCGTTCTCGAAGTGGTCGATTCCGCGCGGGTTCGTCGGCACCGGTCTCTCCCAGATGGACGTCCTGCTCTTGGGGTGGTTGGCGGCGGCGAGCGCGGCGGGGAACTACCAGGTCGCGCTCAAGGCGTCGATGCCGGCGACGTTCGTCTCCAGCGCGATCACGGCGGGGTTGATGGGGCGGGTGTCGGCGCTCGCGGGCCGGTCGGGCGGCGACTGGACGCCGGACTTCCGGAACGCGCTCTCGACGGGGAGCGTGCTCGCCGTCCCGGTCTTCGTCGGAAGCCTCGTGCTCGCAGAGTCTGTTGTCGTGACGGCGTTCGGCGGCGCGTACGCGGGCGCCGGCGCGTTCCTCGTCGGTCTCGCGGCGTACCGATTGCTCGAAACGCAGACCGCGCCCCGCGGGGCCGTGCTCGGCGGTCTCGACCGCCCCGACCTCGGGTTCTGGGTGTCGGCCGCCGAACTCGCGATCAACGTCGCGCTCGGTCTCGCGCTCTGGTACGCGTACGGCCCGCTCGGCATCGTCGCCGCGACGGTGGTGACGCAGGCGTTCGCGTACGCCGCGAACACCCTGCTCGTCCGCCGGCTCACCGACGTGCAGGTCGTCGTGACGCGGCCGTTCCTCGCGCAGCTCGGCGCCGGCGCGGTGATGGGTGGTGTCGTGTTCGCGGCGAAATCCAGTGTCGGCCTCGGCGGCTGGCCCGCGGTCGTCGGCGTCGTCGCGCTCGGCGCGGCCGTCTACTTCCTCGTGCTGTTCGCGGTCTCAGCCTACCACCGCGAGACCGTGCGCGGCATCTACGCCGACCTCGCCGGGTCGCGTGACGGCGGCCTCTAA
- a CDS encoding glycosyltransferase family 39 protein, which yields MADDSSFTAFRETSVSIGVLCLTWGFVYLIGLGEFPLLSWDEGVYAYIAEYGVRHGQWIVPTGLWSGTLGPFLEKPPLAFWIQEIFLWGLGHSVVAVRLPSALATLVIALATYLFVQRNYGETTGLLAGFFFLIIPHLFAGQNASRTAAVDLLFVCFGTLFVYWVLSFIDGHSRTLIPAGLALAFAVLVKGFAAGIYAIILAPLVIARFRTFLTKETLRAAVVATAIVLPWPVYMYSRFGWEFVQEIFFEQVLGRAAGQGYSAGNALFSFMDYPFVKLLPVALDPLIYFLPQAVVVELYRVYKAGEDVGRAVFLVWWATCVPVFFAFAGNHHHYLFPMYPAVAILVARFAQRLINGDGLARLSAVLGSVGILLFSYRVPGLILSRIDVGYPIDTLETFVIGGTVPSGIGYVLTVLCGTVIVLGAGDPKTRGFVRKLSSSKDHLLRAGVLLILLPGLAAPTAIVWPGGGAGASWDAQQEQLAITINYHDDVINEEITLQNALAESEPLFPFAFYAAPEIEISSIENISTEYALVRTHVLPKLTREYTVLSYVTNPEHGNVALVAFESNRKEESTAEYDVRTVQTDPNNTF from the coding sequence ATGGCGGATGACTCATCGTTCACGGCGTTTCGTGAGACGAGCGTTTCCATAGGTGTCCTCTGTCTCACGTGGGGGTTCGTGTATCTCATCGGTCTCGGGGAATTTCCCCTACTCTCGTGGGATGAGGGAGTGTATGCATACATTGCAGAATACGGTGTTCGACACGGTCAGTGGATTGTCCCGACCGGTCTCTGGAGTGGAACACTCGGCCCATTTCTAGAGAAACCACCGTTGGCCTTCTGGATTCAAGAAATCTTTCTCTGGGGCCTCGGGCACTCGGTCGTAGCTGTTCGTCTCCCGTCTGCACTCGCGACTCTGGTTATCGCACTCGCGACATATCTGTTTGTTCAACGGAACTATGGGGAAACAACGGGATTACTCGCTGGATTCTTTTTCCTCATTATTCCCCACTTGTTCGCGGGTCAGAACGCGAGCCGGACTGCCGCGGTCGATCTGTTATTCGTCTGTTTCGGAACCCTATTTGTTTACTGGGTACTCAGTTTCATTGACGGTCACAGTCGAACTCTGATACCAGCAGGTCTCGCGCTCGCATTTGCCGTCCTCGTGAAGGGATTCGCGGCTGGCATTTATGCAATTATCTTGGCACCACTAGTCATTGCACGGTTCCGCACGTTCCTAACGAAAGAAACCCTGCGAGCTGCGGTAGTCGCGACGGCTATCGTTCTTCCCTGGCCGGTATATATGTACAGTCGGTTTGGCTGGGAATTCGTTCAAGAGATCTTTTTCGAACAAGTATTGGGTCGGGCTGCTGGCCAAGGGTACTCCGCAGGAAACGCACTCTTTAGCTTCATGGACTATCCGTTCGTCAAACTACTTCCCGTCGCTCTTGACCCGTTAATTTACTTTCTCCCCCAAGCCGTCGTCGTCGAACTCTACAGAGTATATAAAGCAGGAGAGGACGTTGGACGCGCAGTCTTTCTTGTGTGGTGGGCCACGTGTGTCCCCGTATTCTTCGCGTTCGCTGGAAACCACCATCACTATCTCTTCCCGATGTATCCCGCGGTCGCAATTTTAGTCGCCCGTTTCGCACAAAGACTCATCAACGGGGATGGTCTAGCCCGCTTATCCGCCGTTCTCGGCAGCGTCGGCATACTTCTGTTTTCCTATCGAGTTCCGGGACTGATTCTATCGCGTATCGATGTTGGGTATCCGATAGACACTCTCGAAACGTTCGTCATTGGCGGGACAGTTCCATCTGGCATTGGTTACGTTTTAACTGTCCTGTGTGGTACTGTCATTGTGTTGGGGGCAGGTGATCCAAAGACTCGAGGATTTGTACGCAAATTATCCTCCAGTAAAGACCACTTGCTTCGTGCGGGGGTTTTGCTCATTCTTCTTCCCGGGTTGGCGGCACCGACCGCAATAGTATGGCCTGGTGGAGGGGCTGGAGCAAGCTGGGACGCTCAGCAGGAACAACTAGCTATCACAATCAACTATCATGATGACGTGATAAACGAGGAGATCACTCTCCAGAACGCCCTTGCCGAATCAGAACCCCTCTTCCCGTTCGCGTTCTACGCGGCCCCTGAAATCGAAATCTCCTCGATAGAGAATATATCGACGGAATATGCACTAGTCAGAACGCATGTATTGCCGAAACTTACGAGGGAATACACCGTACTGAGCTACGTCACAAACCCGGAACACGGAAATGTGGCTTTAGTCGCATTTGAATCGAACAGAAAAGAAGAGTCAACAGCCGAGTACGATGTGCGAACAGTTCAAACCGATCCGAATAATACATTCTGA
- a CDS encoding FAD-dependent oxidoreductase produces MDTEVLVVGGGATGVGVARDLAMRGVDVVLAERGGLNAGTSGRSHGLLHSGARYAEHDPDGAQECIRENRVLKDIAGDAVRDTRGLFVQLDGDDPGFFDEKLAACRDLSIPATVYDGDAARDLVPGLPESVERTMDVPDAVIYPSRLVAATAASAREHGATVLTHTPIEGLLTTEDGVVGASTAEGEIRAEHVVNATGAWAGRLARTAGIDLEMTPTKGAMVTVEYDGLDTVLNRCRPPADGDIVVPHEEAVVLGTTSVEVDDPDDFPEGSEEVERMRAECADLLPAVADAPLDHAYWGVRPLYEPSGVAKGRGISRGFFVLDHAERDGVPGLTSVVGGKLTTYRLMAEATADHVTNLLGVDAACRTAEERLPGADDAEKLDSFVREFDAGGPADADVLST; encoded by the coding sequence ATGGACACCGAAGTACTGGTCGTGGGCGGCGGTGCGACCGGCGTGGGGGTGGCGCGCGACCTCGCGATGCGCGGCGTGGACGTGGTGCTCGCGGAGCGCGGCGGACTGAACGCGGGGACGAGCGGGCGGTCGCACGGCCTCCTGCACTCGGGCGCGCGGTACGCCGAGCACGACCCGGACGGCGCGCAGGAGTGCATCCGGGAGAACCGCGTGCTGAAAGATATCGCGGGCGACGCGGTGCGGGACACGCGGGGGTTGTTCGTCCAGCTCGACGGGGACGACCCCGGGTTTTTCGACGAGAAGCTCGCGGCGTGTCGCGACCTCTCGATTCCCGCGACCGTCTACGACGGCGACGCCGCCCGCGACCTCGTGCCGGGTCTTCCCGAGAGCGTCGAACGTACGATGGACGTGCCAGACGCGGTCATCTATCCGTCGCGTCTCGTGGCCGCGACCGCCGCGAGCGCGCGCGAGCACGGCGCGACGGTTCTGACGCACACGCCAATCGAAGGCTTGCTCACGACGGAGGACGGCGTCGTCGGCGCGTCCACCGCGGAGGGAGAGATTCGCGCTGAGCACGTGGTGAACGCGACGGGCGCGTGGGCGGGCCGCCTCGCGCGAACGGCGGGCATCGACCTGGAGATGACGCCGACAAAGGGCGCGATGGTGACCGTCGAGTACGACGGCCTCGATACCGTTCTGAATCGGTGTCGACCGCCCGCGGACGGCGACATCGTCGTCCCGCACGAGGAGGCGGTGGTGTTGGGGACGACGAGCGTCGAGGTGGACGACCCCGACGACTTCCCGGAGGGCTCTGAGGAAGTGGAGCGGATGCGCGCGGAGTGTGCGGACCTCCTGCCCGCGGTCGCGGACGCTCCGCTGGATCACGCGTACTGGGGGGTGCGGCCGCTCTACGAGCCGAGCGGCGTCGCCAAGGGACGCGGAATCAGCCGCGGGTTCTTCGTGCTCGACCACGCGGAACGCGACGGCGTCCCCGGACTGACGAGCGTCGTCGGCGGGAAGCTCACCACGTATCGGTTGATGGCGGAAGCGACCGCCGACCACGTCACGAACCTCTTGGGTGTCGACGCGGCGTGTCGGACCGCCGAAGAGCGGTTACCGGGCGCGGACGACGCAGAGAAACTGGATTCGTTCGTCCGGGAGTTCGACGCGGGCGGGCCGGCGGACGCGGACGTGCTCAGTACGTGA
- a CDS encoding DUF368 domain-containing protein — MSVREWVAVYLKGAAMGAADAVPGVSGGTIALITGIYDRFITALAGLDPREAWALLPFLARVHQDDARAELRAALGVLDVPFLVVLGLGVVSAAVTVANLVEAARTTYPALTYAFFFGLIAASVVVLWSELDLTTPNRKFVAVLGFALAFAVSGQASATLPAGLATMFVAGAIAICAMVLPGVSGSLLLLTLGQYHVITSAVETATDAVLNANLGNATAPVTTLAAFSLGAAVGIVSFARVVAWALDTYRAATLTFLVALMAGALRAPGQVIVDETTAWTPETALALLAVAAVGALAVLGLERATGDITY, encoded by the coding sequence ATGTCCGTGCGCGAGTGGGTCGCCGTCTACCTGAAGGGCGCTGCGATGGGGGCTGCGGACGCGGTGCCCGGCGTCTCCGGCGGCACGATCGCGCTCATCACGGGTATTTACGACCGATTCATCACGGCGCTCGCGGGCCTCGACCCGCGTGAGGCGTGGGCGCTCCTGCCGTTTTTGGCGCGCGTCCACCAGGACGACGCCCGCGCGGAACTCCGCGCCGCCCTCGGCGTGCTCGACGTCCCGTTCCTCGTCGTCCTCGGCCTCGGTGTCGTCTCCGCCGCCGTGACGGTCGCGAACCTCGTCGAGGCCGCCCGAACGACCTATCCCGCGCTCACGTACGCGTTTTTCTTCGGGCTTATCGCCGCCTCGGTCGTCGTCCTGTGGAGCGAACTCGACCTCACCACACCGAACCGGAAATTCGTCGCCGTGCTCGGGTTCGCGCTCGCGTTCGCCGTGAGCGGCCAGGCGTCCGCCACGCTCCCCGCGGGCCTCGCCACGATGTTCGTCGCGGGCGCGATCGCCATCTGCGCGATGGTGCTCCCCGGCGTCTCCGGCAGCCTCCTCCTCCTCACGCTCGGCCAGTACCACGTCATCACGAGTGCCGTCGAAACCGCGACCGACGCCGTCCTGAACGCGAACCTCGGGAACGCCACCGCCCCCGTGACGACGCTCGCCGCGTTCTCGCTGGGTGCCGCGGTCGGCATCGTCTCGTTCGCGCGCGTCGTCGCGTGGGCGCTCGACACCTACCGCGCCGCCACCCTGACGTTCCTCGTCGCACTCATGGCGGGCGCGCTCCGCGCCCCCGGCCAAGTCATCGTCGACGAAACCACCGCGTGGACGCCCGAAACCGCGCTCGCGCTCCTCGCGGTCGCCGCCGTCGGCGCGCTCGCCGTGCTCGGCCTCGAACGCGCCACCGGCGACATCACGTACTGA
- a CDS encoding glycosyltransferase, with amino-acid sequence MSTENVAILHDRFPTIGGSETFAIEAAKVLDSPVYTMYIDDSVQIPDTVEVRTIRQSKYMGGVSGRLLKWRNGGMNPFESASVAFDMTEGVDELSEYDVLLESGPLSKYYVPDTNQRIVHYPHSPPRWLYDLFRNRMKRLDYPGIAFGARVYAKIWRALDKEAVDYVDTFVGNSELIRDRIRRYYARDAEVVYPPITGDWRNEGDDGYFLTWSRLDPEKRIDLIVEGFQDLDERLIVAGDGEQRQKLERMANGHDNIEIRGFVEDIESLAARATAVVYAPRQEDFGLVGAEALSAGKPLIGVNEGFTRYQIEKGITGLTFEANVESLRDTVRSFDPTQFDSDEIQEFAERYSYEEFEDGLREVVLDGSQRFEESDT; translated from the coding sequence ATGTCTACTGAAAACGTTGCCATTCTACACGACCGTTTTCCGACAATCGGTGGGAGCGAGACGTTCGCGATTGAGGCAGCAAAAGTACTTGACTCCCCAGTTTACACGATGTACATTGACGACAGCGTTCAAATCCCTGATACTGTCGAGGTCCGGACTATTCGCCAGTCGAAGTACATGGGCGGTGTAAGTGGTCGGTTGCTGAAATGGCGAAACGGAGGTATGAATCCATTTGAGTCAGCGAGTGTCGCGTTCGACATGACTGAAGGGGTTGACGAACTCAGCGAATACGACGTTTTATTAGAAAGTGGCCCGCTCTCAAAATACTACGTCCCAGACACCAATCAGCGGATAGTTCACTATCCACACAGTCCTCCGCGGTGGCTTTACGATCTATTCCGTAACCGAATGAAGCGACTGGACTATCCGGGGATCGCGTTCGGTGCTCGTGTGTACGCGAAGATCTGGCGAGCGCTCGATAAGGAGGCCGTTGACTACGTCGATACGTTCGTGGGAAACAGCGAACTAATCCGTGACCGGATCCGTCGCTACTACGCACGTGATGCCGAGGTCGTGTATCCTCCGATAACTGGTGACTGGCGAAACGAAGGTGACGATGGATACTTCCTCACGTGGTCAAGGCTCGATCCGGAGAAACGAATCGATCTTATCGTTGAGGGATTCCAGGATCTGGATGAGCGGCTGATAGTCGCGGGAGATGGGGAGCAACGCCAGAAGCTCGAACGAATGGCGAACGGACACGATAACATCGAAATTCGTGGGTTCGTTGAGGACATTGAGTCGCTCGCCGCACGGGCAACCGCCGTCGTCTACGCCCCCCGTCAAGAGGACTTCGGGCTGGTCGGTGCAGAAGCCCTGAGCGCGGGTAAGCCACTCATCGGTGTGAACGAAGGATTCACACGATACCAAATCGAGAAAGGAATTACGGGACTCACATTCGAGGCGAACGTAGAATCACTTCGCGACACAGTTCGGTCGTTCGATCCGACCCAGTTCGATAGCGACGAAATCCAGGAATTCGCTGAGCGCTACAGTTACGAGGAATTCGAGGACGGTTTACGTGAGGTCGTACTTGATGGGAGCCAGCGATTCGAGGAATCTGACACATAG